From a single Phragmites australis chromosome 7, lpPhrAust1.1, whole genome shotgun sequence genomic region:
- the LOC133924779 gene encoding dof zinc finger protein 1-like, whose amino-acid sequence MDAAHWHQGLGLVKPMEEMLMATSAGAGNPSQGSNPNPPPPAPTSAPGGAMRGGATLAVAGAGSTERRARPQKEKALNCPRCNSTNTKFCYYNNYSLQQPRYFCKTCRRYWTEGGSLRNVPVGGGSRKNKRSSSSASASASASVTSSSMASTAGAASKNPKLAHEGAQDLNLAFPHHGGLQAPEFAAFPSLESSSVCNPGGAMARNGRGGGAGPGAGALSAMELLRSTGCYMPLQMPGDYASAGFAFGEFRAPPPPPPSQSMLGFSLDAHGPGPGAAAAGYGSSEGLQGVPENASRLLFPFEDLKPPVNSGGGGGASGGAGDGNGGHHQFEHGKEQGDFGPGAGQDTPGFWNSMIGGSGTSW is encoded by the exons ATGGATGCAGCCCACTGGCACCAG GGCCTAGGGTTGGTGAAGCCCATGGAGGAGATGCTGATGGCGACCAGCGCGGGCGCCGGAAACCCGAGCCAAGGCTCGAATCCgaatccgccgccgccggcaccgACGTCGGCACCTGGGGGCGCCATGCGTGGTGGCGCGACGCTGGCCGTAGCGGGCGCCGGTAGCACGGAGCGGCGCGCGCGGCCGCAGAAGGAGAAGGCGCTCAACTGCCCGCGGTGCAACTCCACCAACACCAAATTCTGCTACTACAACAACTACAGCCTCCAGCAGCCGCGCTACTTCTGCAAGACGTGCCGCCGCTACTGGACGGAGGGCGGCTCCCTCCGCAACGTCCCCGTCGGCGGCGGCTCCCGCAAGAACAAACGCTCGTCTTCTTCCGCGtctgcctccgcctccgctTCGGTCACGAGCTCGTCCATGGCAAGCACGGCGGGAGCGGCGTCCAAGAACCCAAAGCTGGCGCACGAGGGCGCGCAGGACCTCAACCTGGCGTTCCCACACCACGGCGGGCTGCAGGCGCCCGAGTTCGCGGCGTTCCCCAGCCTGGAGAGCAGCAGCGTGTGCAACCCCGGTGGCGCAATGGCGAGAAACggacgaggcggcggcgcaggaccCGGGGCCGGCGCGCTCTCCGCCATGGAACTGCTTCGGAGCACCGGTTGCTATATGCCGCTGCAGATGCCCGGAGATTACGCCTCGGCAGGGTTCGCGTTCGGAGAGTttcgtgcgccgccgccgcctccaccgtcACAGAGCATGCTCGGGTTCTCGCTGGACGCGCACGGCCCGGGGCCCGGTGCTGCCGCGGCGGGGTACGGTTCCAGCGAGGGGTTGCAGGGTGTGCCGGAGAACGCTAGCAGGTTATTGTTCCCCTTCGAGGACTTGAAGCCGCCGGTTAATtctggaggtggtggtggtgcaagCGGTGGCGCCGGCGATGGAAATGGCGGCCATCATCAGTTTGAGCACGGCAAGGAGCAAGGCGATTTCGGCCCCGGCGCCGGGCAGGACACGCCGGGGTTCTGGAACAGCATGATCGGCGGCAGTGGCACTTCTTGGTAA